Proteins encoded in a region of the Haloarchaeobius salinus genome:
- the aglF gene encoding UTP--glucose-1-phosphate uridylyltransferase AglF, whose product MKAVVLAAGKGTRLRPLTDDKPKGMVEVDDKPIITHCLEQLRDLGADEFVIVVGYLKEKIISHYGDEFEGIPITYAHQREQKGLAHALLTVEEYIDDDFMLILGDNIFRANLQDVVRRQREDRADAAFLVEEVPWEEASRYGVCDTNKYGEIVDVVEKPDDPPSNLVMTGFYTFTPAIFHACHLVQPSGRGEYEISDAVDLLIKSGRTIDAIRIDGWRTDIGYPEDRDEAERKLQAADEAGADEDASAADEETEEATAGSGSE is encoded by the coding sequence ATGAAAGCTGTCGTACTCGCCGCCGGCAAGGGCACCCGCCTCCGCCCCCTGACCGACGACAAACCCAAAGGAATGGTCGAGGTCGACGACAAGCCCATCATCACGCACTGTCTCGAGCAACTGCGCGACCTCGGAGCCGACGAGTTCGTCATCGTCGTCGGCTACCTCAAGGAGAAGATAATCAGCCACTACGGCGACGAGTTCGAGGGTATCCCCATCACGTACGCCCACCAGCGCGAGCAGAAGGGCCTCGCCCACGCGCTGCTCACCGTCGAGGAGTACATCGACGACGACTTCATGCTCATTCTCGGCGACAACATCTTCCGCGCGAACCTCCAGGACGTCGTCCGCCGCCAGCGCGAGGACCGCGCCGACGCCGCGTTCCTCGTCGAGGAGGTGCCGTGGGAGGAGGCGAGCCGCTACGGCGTCTGTGACACCAACAAGTACGGCGAGATCGTCGACGTCGTCGAGAAGCCCGACGACCCGCCGTCGAACCTCGTGATGACGGGCTTCTACACGTTCACGCCCGCCATCTTCCACGCCTGCCACCTCGTCCAGCCCTCCGGCCGCGGCGAGTACGAGATCAGCGACGCGGTCGACCTGCTCATCAAGAGCGGGCGCACCATCGACGCCATCCGCATCGACGGCTGGCGCACCGACATCGGCTACCCGGAGGACCGCGACGAGGCCGAGCGCAAGCTCCAGGCCGCTGACGAGGCCGGTGCGGACGAGGACGCGAGCGCAGCCGACGAGGAGACCGAGGAAGCAACCGCAGGG